The Carassius auratus strain Wakin chromosome 19, ASM336829v1, whole genome shotgun sequence genomic sequence ttttttttttttttttttttttttgcattagtacCTGATAGGAGGACACAGATGGGTAAGGTCCTAAAATGCCTTGCTGTGTTTGGGGTAGAATCTGACTTCCCACCATGCCAGGGCAGCCTTGTTGGTTTGACACGACAGACgggtatactgtaaaaaaaaaatatggacaaGTATGTGTGAGATTTTATTAATTGTACAGTGACAATGGACTCAAAATAATAGTTAGCAAAGGAATACCACATATgttaaagattatttattcatgcatttttatgcaTGAACACACAACACTTGAACCAATCATATATATGAGAGCTGCATTGAATAGCAGGAAAAGAGACCGGTTCACTGTGAGACCAGTGCCACCATCTCTTACAGTGTATCGGCCCCCTCTCCTACTACTGTGAGACTCAGGGGTAAGGGATCCAGGGGGGCTTCATGTGTACCTGTTTGTGTGTTGTAACTGGCTGCTGCGTACTGTTGAGATGCACTGGGACACTGAACAGGGTAACTGTACACTGAAACCTAAGAGAGAAGACCAGAGCTGACTCATAATTAGACATCCAGTATGACATTACATCGTATCTCATTACTAATTTATGATGAAGTACCTGGCTGCTCTGCTGACTCAGAGGGGGCAGGGCTGTGGGAGGAGCCAGTGTCATTCCAGGGGTTATGTAATTGTCTGAATGGTGAGCTGGAGCGTAGCTGTGGTGGGGCGGAGCATAGCTGTGTGTGGGTGGAGCTCCTTGCATGTAGAATGAGGACATATCTGGAAGTTCCCCTGATGACAACTGGCGACTCAAGGTCATGTGACCAAACTTAGCAGTAATGTCTTCCCTCTAAAAGTCAAAAATAGGCCGGTCAAGTATgtgcgtttttctttttttttttctatgtttttaaaagaattttatTATGCTCAttatggctgcatttattggataaaaactgtaatattgtgaaatttaaataaccatttcatattttaatatattttagaatattttatttctgagatagcacagctgaattttcaggatcgTTATTCTTCAGTGTCATATTTTTCAGAactctttaatgaatagaaaggtcaaaataactttgtttgttaaaaatagaATCTTTTACACCATTATAAATGCcttcactgtcactttagatcagtttaatgcatccttgaaacTTCTGAATGGTGTTGTGTATACTAAATATTTTGTACAAgtcataatataaatataaataatattagataaCTAGATAATATTAACACTTAGTTTCACTCACAGTCTCACTCACAGTCTGTTCTATTGGGGGTTGCTGGGAGGTAGAAATGTTGAACTGCTGAGGTGGAAGGTATGTCACAGAGGAGTATTGAACCTTAACCAGAAATAAGAGGACAGACTGTGAATTCTGCTGATAAAGATGGAAAATAAAATCCtaactaaaatcaatattttaggATCTATTCTACAGGAATAGAAACTGTATGTTTCTGTAATACGGACTCTTTATAATGTGCAGAATGAGAAATGGATATTTATTTGGATATttactaaagattacatttaacagtagcTGGGTTTCAATCACCCTGATGttatgcacattttgaagtatcgcatcagaatcgagtgatggaaacgctgaaatctaataaaaatgccTTAAAATTTTTACACTCACTTGAGGTGTTTTTTGACTTGTGCGAAAATGgttaatgaaatgttttgtgcgatattccaattttgcgcaTAAGTTAATTTCGCAACTTTGGAATGGAAACCCGGCTagtgttattatatttttgtgttgTTAAGAGTTAACTTAAAGTGAGTGTTAGGTTAGATGGAAGCAAAAGTAAGTGTGAAAACagggcaacaacaacaaaataataataaacaaacaaatacatatcaGATAAGCAATATGGTATTGATATATTACGCACTGCTAGTCTccattatatgttttatttacctGTGGGACACCATGGCTTGCTACTGGCTGCTGCTGAGGTGGAGGGGGCGGGGCTTGTGACTGTACCGGGTTAAGCTGGTTACACGGCTTCTGATTTACTGGAGGGTTGTAAACAGCTGGAGTTCCATCAGGATTTAGAAATGGCTGCCCTAAAGGACATATCCATAGTTGGATGAGAAAGATTATGTGGTGTGTAGCCTTACAGCCATTCTGAACCAATGAGTCAGCTTCTACTCAGGGAATTGTGAGTGTGTACTGTTGTTTgggagagtgtatgtgtgtgtacctgtgtgtgGATTCAATAAGATGCTCCCAGGAGGTATTGATGACTCAGCAGGCACAATAATGTAAGCAGGGCTGTTGTTGGGTGGAGCGTATGATAGAGCTGACTCGGACACTGTTAGATCGATCAGACAGAAACAACGGCAGGTCAGAAACATTATGAGGCATTCTGCACTATTTCTAGGCTACTTATCAAATAAGGATTATtgtgacattgatcatgtgactcATCTGGTTGGAGTTCATGCAACTCGAGGAACCAATGTCATCAaagcaaaaaaagtattttgtgtatttttttttacattcagtaaAACATTTCACTTTAATGCTAATACATATCATTTGATTTGTGTTAAATCTGagaagaatataaaataaaagctttttcattAGACTTCTAAACCCCACTCTGAATAACTAGCAAAGAATGTCTTTGtcgcattttttactttttttttctgacagggaCATGATGGCTGGTGTTATTATTGCACCTGGTTTGCAGAGTTTGGAGTTGCTGTCTGAACGAGTGTGTGCAGATTTAGAGGTCCATGTCGGGCTGTCAGAATCTGTGCTGCTCCAAGGTCGAGGGTCATTCCAATGAGAGTCCAGCTCAAAGCTGCTCTGCCTGCTGCCAGACAGCCGACCCGAACCATCCCTGTTACCCCTGTCGGGACGGCAATGAAACGGAAATACCACACTTAAAATGTCCGTAATATTCCTGAAATAGGTGTCATGAGAAATAACAGCTGTGTTTGTGACAGCTCTTGAGTCAGGGAAGCAGCTCTCTtctttttagccaatcagaaaagCTTAGCTTATCAGAGAACAATCTCTTTCCTGACATATCTTCAGAGATCGGAAGATGGAGAAAAATCATTTCTCACCTAAATAGCTGCCGTCTTCTCTGGGTCTCATTGAGAATACTGCTGTCATCTAGACCTCTGCAATCAGTTACAAAAAAAGAATTATACtgctaaaattacatatttacatttaaaccaATTACATGGTTTTCAaactactgatttttttatttacaaattttgtttttattttagcagaTATTAACCAAGTAGATATTACACTGGCAGTAAGCAAAAACTGCAATGTAGTTGTAAGGTTGCATAGAATTAGTAGAATGTCTTAACTATCAAAACAGTGTTATCATATtacataataaatcatattaaaatatctatatatataaaataatattatatgtatttctaaacatttatttaaagaatataacatttacttattatatatttataaaaaaaaaatgttttttacctGGTCTCAATATAAACACTCTGAGAGAGACAAGTGgactaaaaaataaaagagcACAAATCAGAGGCCAAGCTTTAATGCATTACTGTTGGAGCTTTTTAAGTAGGTGTTTTCTTACATCCTGTGAGAATATGCGTTCTCTGACTCTCTGGtactcctcctctctctcttctaTTGACTTGCTCCTCATTTGTTCCTTAAGAGATGGAACTCTCAGCTATAAAAGAACAACAGGAGACGTGCAGACACAAATTAACCAGCTGGAAAGATCAGAGCTATTGGTAATGTCAGGGGTCagtgatgtgttttttttgtccAAACCTGACTGTCTTCTTTCTCCTGACTGGTGTCTCTCTTCAGTATTAATCTTCTTTCATCTGTTTTCTCTTCCTGAACATGTTCAGCAAACCGATGTTCTGGTCTgaaatatattatgttatataattgCATCCATTCCTtcattaaatgtacatatataatttCTGTAACAGACACATACATTCTGGAATTGCAGGTTTTGTTGATGATGACCGCTTTTCCACTGTGATCCACGTTGTGTTCCAGACCAAAATAAGCTGCAACCCTGTGGACCAGCATCCTGTGATACGAGGACATCTGAGGGAACTTTTTATAGGaactatagagagagagaaagagacatatTATATCACATTACAAACACGTCTATCTCAGAAGCATGAAAGACATTCATGGAATGATACCTGTTGTCTGTCATAAAGTCAGTCATGTCTTGCTCGAGTTTTATAAGCATCAGTCTGTCCCTGCAATCCAAAAATAAACTGATTCAGCACAAATGGAAGGAGGAGAATGAAGAgattttttcaaacttttaccCACCTGGGACTGCttttcaaagtagtgattaaaaacTCCTCCAGATCAATGCCTGTGGAGTCGGTGTACTCCAGACTGGGCTCTAAAAGATACACGCATACATagaattatagtttttatatgcAGAGTACAGGAAGCAAGTTAAAATTAGaacttacatatacatatatatatatatatatatatatatatatatatatatatatatatatatatcaccattTTAAACAACTAAGTATTTGCACATAATATTAAAAGCTGTATAAAATACACACTACTGTTTGATGGTCTagggacattaaaaaaatatttcaaaagaaattaatgcttttattcagtgggtatgcattaaatttatcataagTATAGTCAGAAAGTTTCTGAAGGATCCTATGTCCTGAATACTTAAgtaacacattacattttaagtaCATATTATAATAGAATAGTTttcttaaattataatatttcacgatTTTACtcacaatattgctgttatcAATTAAACACAGCATTggttcaaaagcattaaaaatcttactgattccGAACTTTTGAGCAGTAATGTATATATATCCtcaaattaatttcaatataaacaaagtatttttgaaattaaaaatctGCTCGTTCTGAAGCTTATTTGAAAAAAGCCTTACTCTTTTTGAACACTTTTAACACCCCCAACAAATGGATGCAATATTTTTACGCTCTagttaaaatatgtatgtatttcaTCATGTGCACATATTGTGTGAAAATATGATACACAAAGACCTACAAGTAATGCAAACTACCTTTAGATAAACTTGGTTTTTTCGATGTGACGCttgtctcctcttcctcctcattgCACGCAGGACTGTCACCATGTTTACTAGATACAGTTGTCTTGCTCTCTTTTTCCTAGGACCAGACAGAACAGAACTCCTTCAGCAACTCTATGATTCACTTCAAGAATGTGATAGATGTTACTGCATTTTCAGGATTGGGGGactaaatataatgatttaaGAAAATACCATTGGAAAACTTATCGTTTAAACACTTACCAAATGAAATCAGTGATTACAGTTTTAATTCACTCACATATGTCCTATCCATCTACTAGGCTGTAAATTTACTTTAATGGTGAATTTAAGATTGTAAATGTGTCTTTAGTTTATAAATGATTCATACCTTGCTGTTCTCCTCAGTGGACACAGACTCATCACACACAGCGGTGCTCCGAACTAATTTTGCTTTAGCCTGTAACACACAAACcccattattgaaaataaatatatttttttctagagAAGAGCGTTCTCAGTGTGCATTATTGCTACTTTTGTTATTTCAACAATATCATACAGTACATTGGACACAAAAAAGATTATTCTTATATATTGTCTTTTTTGTATGGCAGTTGAAATACTAACCTGATAAAAgacatatgtttttttataaacatgTCACAAGTTTCCTTTGGTGAATGTAGCCATTAGGAATGGTTTTAATTGTATTGCATTTCTAGATCATTGGATCTACACTACAAAAGTGAAAAGTGTAACTACGCTATTTTTAAACTATTTGGACCTGGTCCCAGACTGTCTAAAAGCTGCTGATGTGATTTATATTATGGAGTTGGGTGACTTTGTACTATCAGGGGAGTGAATGCTATGTTTACTAATGGTATTTGGACTGAGACACATAACCGTTGAGGTTAAGCAGTAAGTAGCAAACGGCATTTACCCACTGAAGACAGAGAATGATTCAGAAAGCAATATTCTGCCGAGTA encodes the following:
- the arpp21 gene encoding cAMP-regulated phosphoprotein 21 isoform X2, which produces MTDMTFESENFKMSETEESENIPECTTEEISPPCCTTDSEDCQESSQPKSDDNNGQLKKKLKAKAKLVRSTAVCDESVSTEENSKEKESKTTVSSKHGDSPACNEEEEETSVTSKKPSLSKEPSLEYTDSTGIDLEEFLITTLKSSPRDRLMLIKLEQDMTDFMTDNSSYKKFPQMSSYHRMLVHRVAAYFGLEHNVDHSGKAVIINKTCNSRIPEHRFAEHVQEEKTDERRLILKRDTSQEKEDSQLRVPSLKEQMRSKSIEEREEEYQRVRERIFSQDSTCLSQSVYIETRGLDDSSILNETQRRRQLFRGNRDGSGRLSGSRQSSFELDSHWNDPRPWSSTDSDSPTWTSKSAHTRSDSNSKLCKPVSESALSYAPPNNSPAYIIVPAESSIPPGSILLNPHTGQPFLNPDGTPAVYNPPVNQKPCNQLNPVQSQAPPPPPQQQPVASHGVPQVQYSSVTYLPPQQFNISTSQQPPIEQTREDITAKFGHMTLSRQLSSGELPDMSSFYMQGAPPTHSYAPPHHSYAPAHHSDNYITPGMTLAPPTALPPLSQQSSQVSVYSYPVQCPSASQQYAAASYNTQTVYPSVVSNQQGCPGMVGSQILPQTQQGILGPYPSVSSYQVPQQQQPQQQSYPAMLVSGQGGQTQCLVPPAGVQVYCSSLAPSSPPPLNMMGVSFQSSSCKNGCSVNQNQCWY
- the arpp21 gene encoding cAMP-regulated phosphoprotein 21 isoform X1 → MTDMTFESENFKMSETEESENIPECTTEEISPPCCTTDSEDCQESSQPKSDDNNGQLKKKLKAKAKLVRSTAVCDESVSTEENSKEKESKTTVSSKHGDSPACNEEEEETSVTSKKPSLSKEPSLEYTDSTGIDLEEFLITTLKSSPRDRLMLIKLEQDMTDFMTDNSSYKKFPQMSSYHRMLVHRVAAYFGLEHNVDHSGKAVIINKTCNSRIPEHRFAEHVQEEKTDERRLILKRDTSQEKEDSQLRVPSLKEQMRSKSIEEREEEYQRVRERIFSQDSTCLSQSVYIETRGLDDSSILNETQRRRQLFRGNRDGSGRLSGSRQSSFELDSHWNDPRPWSSTDSDSPTWTSKSAHTRSDSNSKLCKPVSESALSYAPPNNSPAYIIVPAESSIPPGSILLNPHTGQPFLNPDGTPAVYNPPVNQKPCNQLNPVQSQAPPPPPQQQPVASHGVPQVQYSSVTYLPPQQFNISTSQQPPIEQTVSETREDITAKFGHMTLSRQLSSGELPDMSSFYMQGAPPTHSYAPPHHSYAPAHHSDNYITPGMTLAPPTALPPLSQQSSQVSVYSYPVQCPSASQQYAAASYNTQTVYPSVVSNQQGCPGMVGSQILPQTQQGILGPYPSVSSYQVPQQQQPQQQSYPAMLVSGQGGQTQCLVPPAGVQVYCSSLAPSSPPPLNMMGVSFQSSSCKNGCSVNQNQCWY